The following coding sequences are from one Capsicum annuum cultivar UCD-10X-F1 chromosome 3, UCD10Xv1.1, whole genome shotgun sequence window:
- the LOC107866575 gene encoding small ubiquitin-related modifier 2 isoform X3, translated as MGGDKRKKRPFEEPSEQILINLRIKSQDGTVLYYTVKPTSSMKTLFKSYAKKKQIMDYKTIRFLYNGERLSSRKTVNQVGLENGDEIDAMMDQEGGGYAH; from the exons atgggcggagataagagaaaaaaaaggccATTTGAAGAACCAAGTGAGCAAATCCTTATAAATCTCAGAATTAAATCTCAG GATGGTACGGTTCTCTACTACACAGTCAAGCCTACTTCTTCAATGAAGACATTATTCAAGTCCTATGCTAAGAAAAAGCAAATAATGGATTATAAAACAATTCGATTTCTCTACAATGGTGAACGTCTTTCATCGAGAAAAACTGTAAATCAA GTTGGATTAGAAAATGGTGATGAAATTGATGCTATGATGGATCAAGAAGGAGGAGGTTATGCACACTGA
- the LOC107866575 gene encoding small ubiquitin-related modifier 5 isoform X1, whose protein sequence is MGGDKRKKRPFEEPSEQILINLRIKSQDGTVLYYTVKPTSSMKTLFKSYAKKKQIMDYKTIRFLYNGERLSSRKTVNQDGTTVHFKVKDSIVMKDIFNSYTRKKQMIDYRIFRFFIHGKRLSSRKTVNEDRP, encoded by the exons atgggcggagataagagaaaaaaaaggccATTTGAAGAACCAAGTGAGCAAATCCTTATAAATCTCAGAATTAAATCTCAG GATGGTACGGTTCTCTACTACACAGTCAAGCCTACTTCTTCAATGAAGACATTATTCAAGTCCTATGCTAAGAAAAAGCAAATAATGGATTATAAAACAATTCGATTTCTCTACAATGGTGAACGTCTTTCATCGAGAAAAACTGTAAATCAA gatggTACAACAGTACATTTCAAGGTGAAGGATAGTATTGTTATGAAGGACATATTCAATTCATACACTAGGAAAAAACAAATGATAGACTATAGAATATTTCGATTTTTCATCCATGGCAAACGCCTTTCATCGAGGAAGACTGTAAATGAAGACAGACCTTAA
- the LOC107864507 gene encoding protein PHR1-LIKE 3 — translation MYSTLPIRSLGIEESGDFFNLQGCLSVDGTNLPGDSCVVLSTDPKPRLRWTTELHERFVDAVTQLGGPDKATPKTIMRTMGVKGLTLYHLKSHLQKYRMGKQSAKEGTENSKDVSCPAESQDTGSSTSGSSRVIAQDINEGLQVTEALRVQMEVQRRLHEQLEVQRRLQFRIEAQGKYLQSILEKACKAFNSQSLESNGLEMNGEDLPALATKVANDCEGIITVPSLPEIGSSIENRNACHLPARLGDCMLDDCLPSNGIGALKKRPRAFTNANGLPMESNTREVEWMMSNI, via the exons atgtACTCAACATTGCCTATAAGGAGTTTAGGTATAGAGGAAAGTGGTGATTTTTTCAATCTACAAGGTTGTCTTTCAGTTGATGGTACAAATTTGCCAGGTGATTCTTGTGTAGTTTTATCAACTGATCCTAAGCCACGTCTTAGATGGACTACTGAACTTCATGAACGTTTTGTTGATGCTGTTACTCAACTTGGTGGTCCTGATA AAGCAACGCCAAAAACAATTATGAGAACAATGGGGGTGAAAGGTCTGACCCTATACCATTTGAAGTCACATCTCCAG AAATACCGCATGGGGAAGCAATCTGCTAAAGAGGGAACTGAGAATTCTAAAGACG TATCATGTCCGGCAGAGAGTCAAGATACAGGTTCCTCTACATCAGGTTCATCAAGAGTTATTGCGCAAGATATAAATGA AGGCTTACAAGTAACTGAGGCTTTGCGAGTACAGATGGAAGTCCAGCGAAGACTACATGAGCAGCTAGAG GTACAACGCCGTCTACAGTTTCGTATAGAGGCACAAGGAAAATATCTGCAATCAATTCTTGAAAAAGCTTGTAAAGCTTTTAATAGCCAGTCCCTTGAATCGAATGGCCTAGAAATGAACGGAGAAGACCTCCCTGCATTAGCAACGAAGGTTGCAAACGACTGTGAAGGGATCATCACTGTCCCTTCATTACCTGAGATTGGCTCGAGTATTGAGAACAGGAATGCTTGTCACTTGCCTGCCAGACTTGGCGATTGCATGCTTGATGACTGCTTGCCATCAAATGGAATCGGTGCTCTAAAGAAGAGACCGCGAGCTTTTACTAACGCCAATGGATTGCCTATGGAAAGCAATACAAGGGAGGTGGAATGGATGATGAGTAATATATGA
- the LOC107866575 gene encoding small ubiquitin-related modifier 2 isoform X2 has product MGGDKRKKRPFEEPSEQILINLRIKSQDGTVLYYTVKPTSSMKTLFKSYAKKKQIMDYKTIRFLYNGERLSSRKTVNQVGLEDDDEIDAMLHQHGGGSAHYY; this is encoded by the exons atgggcggagataagagaaaaaaaaggccATTTGAAGAACCAAGTGAGCAAATCCTTATAAATCTCAGAATTAAATCTCAG GATGGTACGGTTCTCTACTACACAGTCAAGCCTACTTCTTCAATGAAGACATTATTCAAGTCCTATGCTAAGAAAAAGCAAATAATGGATTATAAAACAATTCGATTTCTCTACAATGGTGAACGTCTTTCATCGAGAAAAACTGTAAATCAA GTTGGGTTAGAAGATGATGATGAGATTGATGCTATGTTGCATCAACATGGAGGAGGATCTGCTCATTACTACTAA